The sequence below is a genomic window from Streptomyces sp. B21-105.
CGATCGCCGCGCCGACGCGGCGGGCGGCCATCAGGGCGGCGGCCTGACGGAGTGTGTGTGCGGGGCCGATGGTCAGAACCACCGTGCTCATGGCGTCGCGGACGAGCATGGGCTGATGCCACCTCCTAAGAATCCACTGGTCGTGCATGGATTCACAAGTTCACAAGTGGGGGTGCTGTCAGCGTGGCAGGTAAAGCAGGGGTCAACAAGAGGGCGCGCGCGGCCGATTGAGGGCGCGCGCTCATCCGTGCGTTCCGGGTGCGTTTCAGTAGCGATGCTCGAGGTAGCCCAGCAGCTCCTCGTGGAGGAGTCCGTTCGAGGCGGCCGCGTTGCCGCTGTGCGGACCCGGGCGGCCGTCGAGGCCGGTGAACGCGCCGCCCGCCTCCGTCACGATGATCGCGTTGGCCGCCATGTCCCACAGGGACAGCTCGGGTTCGGCGCACAGGTCGACCGAGCCCTCGGCGACCATCATGTACGGCCAGAAATCGCCGTACGCGCGCGTGCGCCACACGTCGCGGGTCAGGTCGAGGAAGCCGTTCAGCAGCCCGCGATCCTCCCAACCGCTCAACGAGGAGTACGCGAAAGAGGCGTCGGAGATCCGCGAGACGCGCGAGACGTGCAGCCGGGTCGCGGAGGACAGGCTGCGGCCGCTGAACGCGCCGTGCCCCTTCGCGGCCCACCAGCGGCGGCCCAGCGCCGGCGCGGAGACGAGCCCGACGACGGGCTGGTACCCA
It includes:
- the hisN gene encoding histidinol-phosphatase, which translates into the protein MPDYLDDLRLAHVLADAADAATTARFKALDLKVETKPDMTPVSEADKAAEELIRGHLQRARPRDAVLGEEYGVEGTGPRRWVIDPIDGTKNYVRGVPVWATLISLTEAGEGGYQPVVGLVSAPALGRRWWAAKGHGAFSGRSLSSATRLHVSRVSRISDASFAYSSLSGWEDRGLLNGFLDLTRDVWRTRAYGDFWPYMMVAEGSVDLCAEPELSLWDMAANAIIVTEAGGAFTGLDGRPGPHSGNAAASNGLLHEELLGYLEHRY